A region from the Gossypium hirsutum isolate 1008001.06 chromosome A08, Gossypium_hirsutum_v2.1, whole genome shotgun sequence genome encodes:
- the LOC107928780 gene encoding uncharacterized protein, with protein sequence MNLSCLQTLSKPPNYVVPVSSTVPRSFHFLQNYQATVPSRGSWSYKDGMFVNRKGGIARGWLLPVDPWAPNIDSQSIASQLFAVSLFPYIGFLYFITKSKSAPKLTLFGFYFLLAFVGATIPAGIYAKVKYGTSLSNVDWLHGGAESLLTLTNLFIVLGLRQALRKTKDAKEGTSSSVQDVENQKKPYI encoded by the exons ATGAATCTCAGTTGTTTACAAACTTTGTCTAAACCACCCAATTATGTTGTCCCCGTTAGTTCAACAGTTCCACGTTCTTTCCATTTCTTGCAAAACTACCAAGCAACAGTTCCAAGCAGAGGTTCCTGGAGTTACAAGGATGGAATGTTTGTTAACAGGAAAGGAGGGATTGCGCGCGGGTGGTTGTTGCCAGTGGATCCATGGGCACCAAATATTGACTCACAAAGCATTGCTTCTCAACTCTTTGCAGTTTCTCTGTTCCCATATATTGGCTTCTTGTACTTCATCACCAAGTCTAAGTCTGCTCCCAAGCTCACCCTTTTTGGCTTCTACTTCTTGCTTGCCTTTGTGGGTGCCACCA TCCCTGCCGGAATATATG CAAAGGTGAAATACGGTACTTCCTTGTCTAATGTGGATTGGTTACATGGAGGGGCTGAATCACTTCTCACTTTAACCAACTTATTCATCGTCTTGGGGCTGAGACAAGCTCTTAGGAAGACCAAGGATGCAAAAGAAGGCACATCAAGCTCCGTTCAGGATGTGGAAAACCAGAAGAAACCTTACATATAG
- the LOC107928779 gene encoding probable WRKY transcription factor 41, producing MENMWKWEQGTLVSELIQGMQLAKQLRLHLGASSSSVESRDLLLQKILSSYEKALLILKLSRPTEQPQQNVGGITCVPESPLTINGSPRSDDLEKDNQDIRDVSKKRKMMPRWTDQVRVSSENLLEGPHDDGYSWRKYGQKDILGAKYPRSYYRCTYRNTQNCWATKQVQRSDEDPTLFEVTYRGIHTCANGNHAVPSPEKQHKSNTNGLNNTNYQPLQSQDVLSEFRAGLRVNIEGLDNKEMAPPFSFASTSFGCIKSENHSFSPSGVLDYNNIFGSFSSPFMSPDTPELNYFSISQMNNFQGVLNTQHSKSDLTELVSANTSATNSPIMDLDFSLDQVELDPNFPFDTPGFFS from the exons atggagaacaTGTGGAAGTGGGAGCAGGGGACACTGGTGAGCGAGCTGATTCAAGGAATGCAATTAGCAAAACAGCTAAGGTTGCATTTGGGTGCATCATCATCTTCTGTTGAATCCAGGGACTTGCTACTACAGAAGATCTTATCTTCCTATGAAAAAGCTCTTCTGATTTTAAAACTGAGCAGGCCTACGGAACAGCCACAACAAAATGTAGGAGGAATAACTTGTGTGCCAGAGTCTCCTCTAACCATCAACGGCAGCCCCAGGAGTGATGATTTAGAAAAGGATAACCAGGATATCAGAGATGTCTCAAAGAAGAG AAAGATGATGCCTAGGTGGACGGATCAGGTGAGAGTGAGCTCTGAAAACCTGCTGGAGGGTCCTCATGATGATGGCTACAGTTGGAGAAAATACGGGCAAAAGGATATCCTTGGAGCCAAATATCCTAG AAGCTATTACAGATGCACCTATCGAAACACCCAAAACTGCTGGGCTACAAAGCAAGTCCAGAGATCAGATGAAGATCCGACCCTCTTTGAGGTCACATACAGAGGAATTCACACATGTGCAAATGGCAACCACGCAGTTCCATCCCCAGAAAAACAACATAAATCAAACACAAACGGCCTTAATAATACCAATTACCAACCATTGCAATCACAAGATGTCCTCTCAGAGTTTCGAGCAGGCCTAAGAGTCAATATTGAGGGCTTAGACAATAAAGAGATGGCACCCCCATTCTCTTTTGCTTCAACATCATTTGGGTGTATAAAGAGCGAAAACCATAGCTTTTCACCTTCAGGAGTACTTGATTACAACAATATCTTCGGCAGCTTTTCATCGCCGTTCATGTCTCCCGATACACCAGAATTAAACTACTTTTCAATTTCTCAGATGAACAACTTCCAAGGGGTGCTTAACACACAGCATTCTAAATCTGATCTCACCGAGTTGGTTTCAGCCAACACTTCGGCCACCAATTCTCCAATTATGGACTTGGATTTTTCGCTGGACCAAGTGGAGTTGGACCCGAATTTCCCATTTGACACCCCGGGATTTTTCTCCTAA